The window CGTCGAGCAGCGCCGCGAGGTCGTCGGCGTAGGTGTTCATGTCGTTGCCTTGCGACGGCTGGCCCGAGCGGCCGTGGCCGCGGCGGTCGTGCGCGATCACGCGATAGCCGTGCTGCAGCAGGAACAGCATCTGCGCGTCCCATGCGTCTGCGCACAGCGGCCAGCCGTGCGAGAAAACGACCGGGCGGCCCGTGCCCCAGTCCTTGTAGTAGATCTGCGTACCGTCTTTCGTCGTGATCGTGTTCATCGTATGAGCTCCTGGGTGGGCTGAAGAGGCGTTGCCGGCCGCGGCCGCCATCGTGGGCAGCGCGGCTGCCGCAACGGCCGTGGCCCCCGCAAGCAGCATGTCGCGGCGGCGCGCCGACGGTACGGCATCGGTTTGTTCGGGATGCATCTGGACTCCTGGGGTATGCGGCGGCGGTGCCGCACGGGATGGTGAATCGGTGCGACCGGCCCCCGCCATCCCGTCGTGCGGCCGGTCTGCGCCGCCACGTGCCGGCCGAGGCGGCGCGGACGAGCGAATGCCGTCAGGAGCGTATCCCGGCGCCGCGAGCGCCGTACTGAAATCCGGCTGAATTTTCTTGAACGCGCCCGCGCGCGAGCGAGAGGCCGCGCTGCAGAACAATTCAGTCCGTCACCGAGACTCTTCAGCGGACGGCGACTATCGTCGACATCGGGCCGCCCGGCGCACGTCGCGTCGGCTGGCGTCAGCTGGCGTCGGCCGCAACCCGCGCCGCGCGACGCGAACGAGCCCGGATCGCCCGGATCACCGAATCGCGGGCCCGCCCGTTACTTGCCTGGATATGCCGCCATGGACGCGTTCACTCGTTGGGAGCTGATGATCACATCGCTCGGGCCGTCGCCCGTCGCAGGGCTGCGGCCGATGCCGCGCACCGCGCAGACGGACGGCCGCAGCCGCCTTCATCGGGACGACCCGCCGATCCCGTCCAGCGGCGACGCGCGCCGCCGCGCCGCGATCGTCGCGGCCGAGCGGCAGACCGGCTCGTCCGTGCTGCTGTCGTGGAGCGACCCGACGCGGTTCCGCTACGACGAGCAGCGCTGGATCAGCGCGAAGGCGCGCTCGCGCGGCCGCTGCGCGCTGACCGGGCTGCCGATCGCGATCGGCGACGCGATCTACAAGCCGCAATGGCGCGGCGCGAAGCGCCCGGCCAACTGCCGCGAGATGATCCTCGCGGCGGCGCTCGACCGCTTCGCCGCGCGGCAGCCGCACGCGTGACGCGACGCTGGGGAGCCGATCGACCGGTATTCGTTGGACGAATAAAAATCGGCATTCGGCCGAATGCCTTTTCATCGCATATTGGCCGATAAATTCATCGACGCAGCCCCGCTTTCATGCGTGAAACGCGCCTGCGCGGGGCGCTGGCCGATTCGGCGAATCCAATACCGGTATTTACCAATTTCCGGTCATTTCAAAAAATGCGATCGTTCCATTCGGATAATTTGAATCATTCGATCATGCAAATACCGTAGCATTGACGCCGGATACGCGCGCTGCCCCCGCGGCGCGCGGTTGACCGTCACCAACGCGAAATTCTCATGATCCGCATTGGACCACTTCAAGTCTTTCTCGATAAACGTGAAATTCAATCGAACGGCCAGCCGGTACGTATCGGCAGTCGCGCATTCGACATTCTCGAATTGCTGATCCGGGCGAATGGCGCGCTGGTATCGAAAGACGACATCATGCAGCGCGTCTGGCCGCGCACCGTGGTCGAGGAAAACAACCTGCAGGTGCACATCGCCGCGCTGCGCAAGGCGCTCGCCGACGACCGCGACCTGATCGTGACCGCGCCGGGGCGCGGCTACCGGCTGGTGGTCGAGCGGGACGACGCCGAGCCGCCGGTGCGCACGGAGACGCTGCGCCCGGCCATGGTGCCCGGTGCGCTGTTCGGCCGCGAAACGATGCTGGCCGACGTGCAGGCCGCGCTGCAAGTCGCGCGCGTCGTGACGCTGGTCGGCGCGGGCGGCATCGGCAAGACCCGCGTCGCGGTCGAGGCGGCCGCGCGTGCGCAAGAGCGGTTCCCGGAAGGGACGGTGTTCGTGTCGCTGGCCACGGTGGCCTGCTCGAACTTCGTGCCCGACGCGCTCGCCAGCGCGTTCGGCATCGCGCAGCCGGCCGGCTCGCTGACACTCGAAGCCGTGCTGGCCAGTGTCGCGCGGCGCCGGATGCTGCTCGTGCTCGACAATTGCGAACACCTGCTCGACGCCGCCGCCCGGATCGCGAG of the Burkholderia ubonensis genome contains:
- a CDS encoding DUF3331 domain-containing protein, whose product is MDAFTRWELMITSLGPSPVAGLRPMPRTAQTDGRSRLHRDDPPIPSSGDARRRAAIVAAERQTGSSVLLSWSDPTRFRYDEQRWISAKARSRGRCALTGLPIAIGDAIYKPQWRGAKRPANCREMILAAALDRFAARQPHA